The Halostella limicola genome includes the window GAGGAGCGCACCTACCTCGACCTCGACCCCGAGGTCGCGCCGACGGTCGTGGGCGTCTTCCCCCTGATGGACAAGGACGGCATGGCCGAGAAGGCCCGCGAGATCGCGGCCGAACTGCGCGAGGCCGGCCTGGAGGTGACCTACGACGACTCCGGCGCCATCGGCCGGCGCTACCGCCGTCAGGACGAGGTCGGTACGCCGTTCTGCGTCACCGTCGACTACGAGACGCTGGAGGAGGGCACCGTGACCGTCCGCGAGCGCGACACGACCGAGCAGAGCCGCCTTCCCGTCGAGGACCTCGCCGAGACGCTGACCGCACTGCGCGACGGCGAGCGGACCTTCGACGAGTTGCTCGCCGCGGCCGGCGCGGAATAATGGCGAACGAAGTCGCGCGCCGACTCGTCCACGCCAGCGGGGCGGTGATACCGCTCGCGTACATCTTCGTCGACGCCGTCACGTGGACGGACGTCCGGTGGGTGCTCATCGGGGGCACCGTCGTGACGATACTGCTCGAAGCGATGCGGCTGTTCGCCGGCCTGGAGTGGGTCGTGTACGACAAGCTCACCCGGGAGTACGAACAGGACAACGTCGCTGGCTACGCGCTGTACGTCTTCGGCGGCACCCTCGTCGGACTGGTGTTCGAACCGCGGATCGCCGTGCCGGCGATCCTGATGCTGACGCTCGGCGACCCGGTCAGCGGCCTGCTCGGCTCCGGCGAGCTGCGGACGATCAAGCGGTGGCCGGTGCTGCTGGCGATGTTCGGCACCTGCTTCCTGCTCGCGTACCCGTTCCTACCGGTCCACGCCGCGGCGCTGGCCGCGCTCGCGGCGACGCTGGCAGACGGCGTCAAACCGGTCGTCGCGACGTACGTCATCGACGACAACATCACGATCCCCATCGCGGCGGCGGTGGCGGCGTTTCTCGTCCTCTGAGTGGGGAACGCTCCCGCCGGACTACGGCGCGGGGAGGCGGTCCCACACCGCGTCCGAGTACTGCATCAGCGTCGTCCCGAGGACGCTCATCACCAGCACGTAGCCGACGGTGACCGACGGGATCGTGTCGCGGAGCACCTCCGTCCCGCCCGCGGCGGCGAGCGTGGCGATGACCAGCGAGAACTCGCCGCGGGTGACCATGCCCGCGCCGACGCGGAACGACCGGCGGGCGTCCAGGTCGTACGACCGGCCGCCGAGGTAGCCGCTGACGAGTTTCGTCGGCGTCGTCAGGGCGACCAGGAGCGCGAGCAGGCCGGCGGTGGCGACGAGCGCGGCGGGGTCCGTCTCCAGACCGATCCAGAAGAAGAAGACGGCCGCGAACAGGTCCCGGATCGGCATCAGCAGGTGCTCGACCGCGTCGCTGTCCGACGTGCTCCCGACGGCCATGCCGACGAAGAAGGCGGCGACGGCCTCGCTGACGCCGAGTTCGAGCGCGATACCGCCCGCGAGGACCGTGACGGCCGCCGAGCGCAGGAGTCTGAGCTCCTGGGTCTCGGCGGCGACGAGGCGCTCGACGAGCGACGTTCCGTAGTGGGCGACGGCGAGGAGGGCGAGCAGGAAGCCCATCGCCACGACGAGGTCGGTGAGGACGTCAGCCAGGTCGCCGCTGTCGAGGACGACGGCGGACATCAGCGTGAGGTAGACGGCGATGGCGAGGTCCTCGAAGACGAGGGTGCCGAGCATCGGGTCGCTCTCGTCGTTGGCGATCCACCCCAGGTCGATGAGCGACTTCGTGATGACCGCCGAGGAGGAGATGTAGACGATGCCGCCGAGGAACATCGCCTCGGTGAGCGACCACCCCAGCGCGAGGCCGATCAGGACGCCGACGGGGAAGTTGATCAGGAGGTCGACCGTCCCGGCGGCGGTGATCCGCTGGCGGTTCGCGAGCAGGCGGTCCAGGCTGAACTCCAGACCGAGGAAAAAGAGGAGGAAGACGATGCCGAGTTCGGCCAGCACCTCGACGAACTCGCCGCTGCTGACGTGCAAGGCGGTGAGCCGACCCAGCGCCTCGGGGCCGACGAGGATGCCCGTGACGACGTAGAAGGGGATCACCGACTGGCCCAGCCGCGAAGCGACGGAGCCGCCGATGGCGATGGCCGCCAGCATGATCCCCACTTCCAGCAGTGACGTGGCGGCCATCTACCCGGTGACGTACGCCTGCAGTTCGTCGTGTTCTTCTCGGGAGCCGACCGCGACGAGGGTGTCGTCGGGCCGGAGCTCCGTGTCGGGCGCGGGGTTAGTGATCGTCTCGTCGCCGCGCTGGACGGCGATGATCGACGCACCGGTCTCCTGTCGGATCCGCGCGTCGCGGAGCGTCCGGCCGGCGACGGGGGAGTCGTCGGTCAGTTTCACCCACTCTATCAGCGAGTCCTCGGAGATGACCGTCTCGATGGTGTCGGTCTGGATGGGCTGAAAGTACGCGCCCTCCATGATCGTGCCGACCTGCCGGGCGAGCTTGTCCGACAGCTCGAACAGTTTCTCCGAGTCCGCGTTCGGCTCCGGCCGGAGAAACAGCTCCCGCTTCCCGGTGTTGTGGATGACGACGACGAGTTGCGACTCGTCGTTCAGGTCTATCTCGAACTTCTTCCCGACGCCCGGTAGGTCGGACTCGTAGACC containing:
- a CDS encoding diacylglycerol/polyprenol kinase family protein gives rise to the protein MANEVARRLVHASGAVIPLAYIFVDAVTWTDVRWVLIGGTVVTILLEAMRLFAGLEWVVYDKLTREYEQDNVAGYALYVFGGTLVGLVFEPRIAVPAILMLTLGDPVSGLLGSGELRTIKRWPVLLAMFGTCFLLAYPFLPVHAAALAALAATLADGVKPVVATYVIDDNITIPIAAAVAAFLVL
- a CDS encoding cation:proton antiporter regulatory subunit, whose amino-acid sequence is MAVYESDLPGVGKKFEIDLNDESQLVVVIHNTGKRELFLRPEPNADSEKLFELSDKLARQVGTIMEGAYFQPIQTDTIETVISEDSLIEWVKLTDDSPVAGRTLRDARIRQETGASIIAVQRGDETITNPAPDTELRPDDTLVAVGSREEHDELQAYVTG
- a CDS encoding cation:proton antiporter, encoding MAATSLLEVGIMLAAIAIGGSVASRLGQSVIPFYVVTGILVGPEALGRLTALHVSSGEFVEVLAELGIVFLLFFLGLEFSLDRLLANRQRITAAGTVDLLINFPVGVLIGLALGWSLTEAMFLGGIVYISSSAVITKSLIDLGWIANDESDPMLGTLVFEDLAIAVYLTLMSAVVLDSGDLADVLTDLVVAMGFLLALLAVAHYGTSLVERLVAAETQELRLLRSAAVTVLAGGIALELGVSEAVAAFFVGMAVGSTSDSDAVEHLLMPIRDLFAAVFFFWIGLETDPAALVATAGLLALLVALTTPTKLVSGYLGGRSYDLDARRSFRVGAGMVTRGEFSLVIATLAAAGGTEVLRDTIPSVTVGYVLVMSVLGTTLMQYSDAVWDRLPAP